A window from Hymenobacter volaticus encodes these proteins:
- a CDS encoding DoxX family membrane protein translates to MNDSVARFAPYAFALLRIVVGVLFAMHGSQKLFGVPGDKPPMELASLIGVAGIIEFVGAY, encoded by the coding sequence ATGAACGACTCCGTTGCTCGCTTCGCTCCCTATGCTTTCGCCTTGCTACGCATTGTGGTAGGCGTCCTTTTCGCCATGCACGGTAGCCAGAAGCTATTCGGTGTTCCCGGCGACAAACCGCCTATGGAGCTAGCCTCACTGATAGGGGTGGCCGGTATCATTGAATTTGTCGGGGCATATTGA
- a CDS encoding glycoside hydrolase family 16 protein: MKKFLALFVYLLLFISVTQGQRMLSNLDAPTSAYKLVLFDDFKYEDVNRLLHAPDSKWHSGHNYQTVYNNGSEMSPAFIKYTWNWPVGTLYDSICKNVSPFQAYCYSEDDISLLHDRSEAEDKVLALNYTYYKNPIVPASEIKFNKTSGLLELNDSVGYGVYEIKCKLPRQDGLQAAFWVWGYGREIDVFETYFIQDSNNGQGDRKYFSTIQPNSSTHYRWKKNPADEYHIYQLAWTPTTISWFVDGYEVRTDNRNVKGGLNLVLSAHYMWSCAAPGVTGSNNYCQPKECQSPNDPLLIDYIKIYKPKNEAILPSGQWPNYITKRNRLNFKSAVKKPVRRLPQS; encoded by the coding sequence ATGAAGAAATTCCTCGCGCTTTTTGTTTATCTATTACTATTTATTAGTGTGACTCAAGGGCAACGTATGCTTAGTAATTTAGATGCTCCTACTTCAGCGTACAAATTAGTTTTATTCGATGATTTTAAATACGAAGATGTTAATAGGTTATTACACGCTCCAGATTCTAAATGGCATAGCGGTCATAATTACCAAACTGTGTATAATAATGGCAGCGAAATGTCGCCTGCTTTTATAAAGTATACTTGGAATTGGCCAGTTGGCACTCTATATGACTCAATTTGTAAAAACGTAAGTCCCTTTCAAGCTTATTGTTATTCAGAAGACGATATATCGTTATTGCATGACCGAAGTGAAGCTGAGGACAAGGTCTTGGCTTTGAATTATACATATTACAAAAACCCTATTGTTCCTGCTTCTGAAATAAAATTTAATAAGACAAGTGGTTTACTTGAGCTTAATGATAGTGTAGGGTATGGCGTATATGAAATTAAATGCAAACTGCCTCGACAAGATGGATTGCAAGCCGCTTTCTGGGTGTGGGGCTACGGCCGTGAGATAGATGTTTTTGAGACATATTTCATTCAAGACTCAAATAATGGTCAAGGGGATAGAAAGTATTTCTCTACTATTCAGCCAAATTCTAGCACTCATTACAGATGGAAAAAAAATCCGGCGGATGAGTACCATATTTATCAATTAGCTTGGACACCAACTACAATTAGTTGGTTTGTTGATGGCTATGAAGTTAGGACAGATAATAGAAATGTAAAGGGAGGGTTAAATTTAGTATTAAGCGCCCATTACATGTGGAGTTGCGCTGCTCCTGGTGTTACTGGTTCCAATAATTATTGCCAGCCGAAGGAATGCCAGTCACCTAATGATCCATTGCTTATTGATTACATAAAGATATACAAGCCTAAAAATGAGGCTATATTACCCTCTGGTCAATGGCCAAATTATATTACGAAACGCAATCGGCTTAATTTTAAATCTGCTGTAAAAAAACCTGTTCGCAGGCTGCCACAGAGTTAG
- a CDS encoding SDR family oxidoreductase has protein sequence MTPNLKPLKQQTIVITGASSGIGLATAQMAAKKGAQLVLVARNESELRNIEQQLQEQGARVVAVAADVANREDIDRVAETAIQHFGGFDTWVNDAGISIWGRLEEVSDEDNRRLFETNFWGLTYGSLAAARHLKQRGGAIINVGSVASDVAFPLQGMYCASKHAIKGFTDALRLELEEEGAPISVTLIKPAAINTPFPQHARNYMDKEPKLPPPVYEPEEVANAILYAAVHPSATSTLVGVEK, from the coding sequence ATGACGCCCAACCTCAAGCCCTTAAAGCAACAAACCATTGTCATCACCGGCGCCAGTAGCGGCATCGGCCTGGCAACGGCCCAGATGGCCGCTAAAAAAGGCGCACAACTCGTGCTGGTAGCTCGTAATGAATCCGAGCTACGCAACATCGAACAGCAGCTCCAGGAACAAGGGGCACGCGTAGTGGCTGTAGCCGCCGACGTAGCCAACCGCGAAGACATTGACCGGGTTGCCGAAACGGCTATCCAGCACTTCGGGGGCTTCGATACCTGGGTCAACGACGCAGGTATTTCTATTTGGGGCCGCCTCGAAGAGGTAAGCGACGAAGACAACCGCCGCCTTTTCGAAACCAACTTTTGGGGCCTGACCTACGGCTCCTTGGCGGCTGCCCGTCACCTCAAGCAGCGCGGCGGTGCCATCATCAATGTGGGCAGCGTAGCTTCGGATGTGGCGTTTCCGCTGCAAGGCATGTACTGCGCTAGCAAGCACGCCATCAAAGGCTTTACTGATGCCTTGCGCTTAGAGCTTGAGGAAGAGGGCGCCCCTATTTCGGTAACCCTGATCAAGCCAGCGGCCATCAACACGCCTTTCCCGCAGCATGCCCGCAACTACATGGACAAGGAGCCTAAGCTGCCGCCGCCTGTCTACGAGCCCGAAGAAGTAGCCAACGCCATTCTGTACGCCGCCGTGCACCCGAGCGCGACATCTACATTGGTGGGGGTGGAAAAATGA
- a CDS encoding HAD family hydrolase, with protein sequence MPPQPESSLHFVRPTVVLLDLDDTLFDHANTARATLTVSTAGIPEFQGVDLEALYQQYSEILEEMHPQVLAGRYSYEEARRLRFQRLLAPYGLGTTDAEAEQFAHRHYGYYQRLRRAVPGALPLLKALKPHHRIGIVTNNRTSEQKEKLVQLGMAHLVDALITSEDVGVTKPNPRIYQVALECLHCSPAEAVMVGDNWLADVVGALEAGIRPVWLNRFGGTRALTHVDEITSLEPLAEVLLKITGPVSLPAGENAASPTKNNFQ encoded by the coding sequence ATGCCGCCACAGCCAGAATCGTCGTTGCATTTCGTTCGTCCCACTGTTGTTCTTCTCGACTTAGACGATACCCTTTTCGATCATGCTAATACGGCGCGGGCAACGTTAACTGTCTCCACGGCGGGAATACCCGAGTTTCAGGGGGTAGATTTGGAAGCGTTATATCAGCAGTACAGTGAGATACTGGAGGAAATGCACCCACAGGTATTGGCTGGCCGCTATTCGTATGAAGAAGCGCGTCGTCTGCGTTTTCAGCGGTTGCTCGCGCCGTATGGATTAGGTACAACTGATGCGGAAGCCGAGCAGTTTGCGCACCGGCACTACGGCTACTACCAGCGCCTGCGCCGGGCTGTACCAGGGGCTTTACCCTTGCTGAAAGCCCTAAAGCCCCACCACCGAATTGGGATAGTCACCAACAACCGTACTTCCGAGCAAAAGGAAAAATTGGTGCAACTGGGCATGGCCCATTTGGTGGATGCCCTGATTACATCGGAAGATGTAGGCGTGACAAAGCCTAATCCTCGCATTTACCAAGTAGCCCTAGAGTGCCTGCACTGCAGCCCTGCTGAGGCCGTGATGGTCGGCGACAATTGGCTGGCTGATGTAGTGGGGGCCTTGGAGGCAGGTATTCGGCCCGTGTGGCTGAACCGTTTCGGCGGTACCCGCGCCCTTACCCATGTGGATGAAATAACCAGTCTGGAGCCCTTGGCCGAGGTCTTGTTGAAAATCACGGGACCGGTGTCCTTACCAGCCGGGGAAAATGCCGCCTCGCCAACAAAGAACAACTTTCAGTGA
- a CDS encoding DnaJ domain-containing protein, translating to MQNYYYILGVPNTATVAEIERAYRQMHARMYRRATVDPALNDRLQAAYAGYQILADPRRRWAYDRLMQQEPESFALPTRPPIQLRYYWRGLLLRPGG from the coding sequence ATGCAGAATTACTATTATATCCTGGGCGTTCCGAACACTGCCACCGTAGCTGAAATTGAGCGAGCGTATCGGCAGATGCACGCCCGTATGTACCGTCGCGCCACGGTTGATCCTGCCCTCAACGACCGACTCCAGGCAGCGTATGCCGGCTATCAGATTCTAGCCGATCCGCGTCGGCGCTGGGCCTACGACCGGCTGATGCAACAGGAACCCGAGTCTTTCGCGCTACCTACTCGCCCCCCGATCCAACTAAGGTATTATTGGCGCGGGCTGCTCCTAAGGCCCGGTGGGTAA
- a CDS encoding adenylate/guanylate cyclase domain-containing protein: MSTASAYAARRARFWATRRHVFQTVGSIGVVFVGVLEAMALLLWVPRQALLLLALVGFPIGLILGVLEVVVFPALVQRLKLHLATLLQGLAHLLLLSVLYGAIMWVAHLLDLPQLWIPPTGKTPGPVQNMLRVFMIYLFGGFVTTLLRQLLLRMDRRRLVQLLAGHYQQPVTEDRIFLFVDLKGSTRLAETLGNDQYSRLVRDFFSDVSVAIEATRGEVYQYVGDEVVVTWPSKLGLAHANCLHCFFKMQHRIEERRGHYMRKYGVVPEFKAGAHGGRVTTVLVGTAHRELVYHGDVLNTTARIQAQCNALGSKFLISASLYQQIGSQPEYHFTLLGSHQLRGKAGATELVDVQEQVSFRPIQAEIVESSWPAGN, encoded by the coding sequence ATGTCTACTGCCAGTGCTTATGCCGCGCGTAGGGCTCGTTTTTGGGCCACGCGACGCCATGTCTTCCAAACAGTTGGTAGTATTGGGGTGGTGTTTGTTGGGGTACTCGAAGCCATGGCTCTGCTGCTGTGGGTGCCCCGGCAGGCACTGTTACTTCTGGCGCTGGTAGGCTTCCCAATTGGGCTGATCCTGGGCGTGTTGGAGGTTGTGGTGTTTCCGGCCCTAGTGCAGCGCCTGAAGCTGCACCTGGCTACGCTGCTGCAAGGCTTAGCTCATTTGCTGTTGCTGAGTGTGCTCTACGGGGCTATTATGTGGGTGGCTCACCTGCTCGATTTGCCGCAGCTCTGGATACCACCCACGGGCAAGACTCCCGGCCCAGTGCAGAACATGCTGCGAGTGTTCATGATTTACTTGTTTGGGGGTTTCGTGACGACGCTGTTGCGCCAGCTGCTGTTGCGCATGGACCGGCGCCGCCTCGTGCAGCTGCTGGCGGGCCACTATCAGCAGCCCGTGACCGAAGACCGTATCTTCCTGTTCGTAGACTTGAAAGGCTCGACCCGCCTGGCTGAAACCCTCGGCAATGACCAATATAGCCGCTTAGTGCGCGACTTCTTTTCCGATGTTAGCGTGGCTATTGAGGCTACTCGGGGCGAGGTGTACCAATACGTAGGCGACGAAGTAGTGGTGACCTGGCCTTCCAAGCTGGGGCTGGCACATGCGAACTGCCTGCACTGCTTTTTCAAGATGCAGCACCGCATTGAAGAGCGCCGCGGCCACTACATGCGCAAATACGGAGTGGTGCCCGAGTTCAAGGCCGGCGCCCACGGCGGGCGCGTCACTACGGTGCTAGTTGGCACGGCGCACCGCGAGCTGGTCTACCACGGCGACGTGCTCAACACCACGGCTCGCATTCAGGCGCAGTGCAATGCGCTGGGTAGCAAGTTCCTGATTTCGGCCAGCCTCTACCAGCAGATAGGATCGCAGCCGGAATACCATTTCACATTACTCGGCAGCCACCAACTGCGAGGCAAAGCCGGCGCCACCGAATTGGTTGATGTGCAGGAGCAGGTCTCTTTCCGGCCAATTCAAGCGGAAATAGTGGAAAGCAGCTGGCCCGCTGGAAACTAG
- a CDS encoding SDR family NAD(P)-dependent oxidoreductase produces the protein MDLQLTNKVALITGSTAGIGLAIARRLAAEGAEIILTGRTEARLQEAQAAILAETPGATVRGVAVDFSRSEQVDYLLIQIPTVDILVNNVGIFEPKPFAEIPDEDWLRFFEVNVLSGVRLSRQYFPLMLKKDWGRILFISSESGLQIPEEMIHYGTTKTAQLAVARGLAELTKGTQVTVNSVLPGPTASEGVEEFIQKMSAEGKSKEDAEREFFQNARPSSLLQRFATTDEVANMVAYLASPLASATNGASVRVDGGVIRSIG, from the coding sequence ATGGATCTGCAACTCACCAATAAAGTAGCCTTAATTACGGGCTCCACGGCCGGCATTGGGCTAGCCATTGCGCGCCGCCTAGCAGCCGAAGGCGCCGAAATCATTTTGACGGGCCGTACCGAAGCACGCTTGCAAGAAGCCCAGGCCGCCATTCTAGCCGAAACGCCCGGCGCCACTGTGCGCGGCGTCGCCGTCGATTTCAGCCGTTCCGAGCAAGTTGATTACCTGCTCATCCAGATACCTACTGTGGATATCTTGGTAAACAACGTTGGCATTTTCGAACCCAAACCATTCGCCGAGATACCCGACGAAGACTGGCTGCGGTTTTTTGAAGTGAACGTGCTCAGCGGCGTGCGGCTCTCGCGCCAGTATTTTCCGCTGATGCTGAAGAAAGATTGGGGCCGCATCCTGTTTATTTCCAGTGAATCGGGCCTCCAGATTCCCGAGGAAATGATTCATTATGGCACCACCAAAACCGCGCAGCTCGCCGTGGCCCGCGGTTTGGCCGAACTCACCAAAGGCACGCAAGTCACCGTCAATTCGGTGCTGCCCGGCCCTACGGCCTCCGAGGGGGTAGAAGAGTTTATCCAGAAAATGTCGGCGGAGGGCAAGAGCAAGGAGGATGCAGAGCGCGAATTTTTCCAAAATGCGCGTCCCTCTTCCCTACTCCAACGTTTTGCTACCACCGACGAAGTAGCCAATATGGTAGCCTACCTCGCCAGCCCCTTGGCCTCCGCCACCAACGGCGCCTCCGTTCGGGTAGATGGCGGCGTCATTCGCAGCATCGGGTAA
- a CDS encoding DoxX family protein, with translation MLTRFTAFIASGTMAVAYFMAHAPNGLLPIVNQGEPAVVYCFVFLYIWAHGPGVWSIDRMLRGNRTAAVA, from the coding sequence TTGCTGACGCGCTTTACTGCCTTTATAGCCAGTGGTACCATGGCCGTGGCTTACTTTATGGCGCACGCCCCCAATGGTCTGTTGCCTATCGTCAACCAGGGCGAGCCCGCCGTAGTGTACTGCTTTGTGTTTCTCTACATCTGGGCACACGGCCCTGGTGTTTGGAGTATCGACCGGATGCTGCGCGGCAACCGCACTGCGGCGGTAGCATAA
- a CDS encoding ankyrin repeat domain-containing protein, with product MDFTSSRPEDLLFDAARKGNVDTLKALLAEGVDVNTQDGKGFTALIIAAYDGHLEATRLLLEAGANPNVHDASGNTALMGVSFKGFPEIAQLLIEHGADLNARNGNEGTALMFATLFGRHNIVPVLLQAGADASLRDVRGLTARDLAIQQGNDVALGLLPQE from the coding sequence ATGGATTTCACTTCCTCTCGTCCCGAAGACCTGCTGTTTGACGCCGCCCGCAAAGGCAATGTAGACACCCTGAAGGCATTGCTTGCTGAGGGCGTCGACGTAAACACGCAGGATGGTAAAGGCTTCACCGCCCTTATTATTGCTGCCTACGACGGCCACCTCGAAGCCACCCGGCTGTTGCTCGAAGCCGGCGCCAACCCCAACGTGCACGATGCCAGCGGCAACACCGCCCTGATGGGCGTCAGCTTCAAAGGCTTCCCCGAAATTGCGCAGCTACTCATCGAGCACGGCGCTGACCTCAACGCCCGCAACGGCAATGAAGGCACAGCCCTCATGTTTGCCACTCTATTCGGCCGCCACAACATTGTACCTGTATTGCTTCAAGCCGGCGCCGATGCGTCCCTGCGCGACGTGCGGGGTCTCACAGCCCGCGACTTAGCTATTCAGCAAGGCAACGATGTGGCCCTAGGCTTGCTGCCTCAGGAATAA